From the genome of Vicia villosa cultivar HV-30 ecotype Madison, WI linkage group LG2, Vvil1.0, whole genome shotgun sequence, one region includes:
- the LOC131647725 gene encoding protein SRG1-like, whose product MEELKNPSGTSLLVPSVQELVKNEKLSSVPPRYIQPQLDDSILSQVDSTLEIPIIDIHNLLSKDFGSEELVKLHLACKDWGFFQVVNHGVSSFLMEKVKLEIQEFFNLPMLEKKKFWQTPQHMEGFGQAFVVSEEQKLDWADMFYMITLPKHSRMPHLFPQLPLPLRETLELYSQEMKNLAMIIVGHIGKALNVKEMEIRELFEDGVQMMRMNYYPPCPQPEKVIGLTPHSDPVGVTILLQLNEVEGLQVKKDDMWVSVKPLPNAFIVNIGDMLEIITNGIYRSIEHRAIVNSEKERVSIATFYSPKQDGIVGPLESLITEQTPSKFRKIGVEEYFINLFARKLEGKSYIDVMRIEHED is encoded by the exons ATGGAAGAACTGAAGAACCCATCTGGCACTTCCCTTTTGGTGCCATCTGTTCAAGAGTTAGTAAAAAATGAGAAGCTTTCAAGTGTTCCACCAAGATATATTCAGCCTCAACTTGATGACTCTATTCTTTCTCAAGTTGATAGTACACTTGAAATCCCAATTATTGATATTCATAACTTGCTTTCAAAAGATTTTGGGAGTGAAGAATTGGTTAAGCTTCACCTTGCTTGCAAAGATTGGGGATTCTTTCAg GTTGTAAATCATGGTGTTAGTTCTTTCTTGATGGAGAAAGTAAAGTTGGAGATTCAAGAGTTTTTCAACCTTCCAATGTTAGAGAAGAAAAAGTTTTGGCAAACTCCACAACATATGGAGGGATTTGGACAAGCATTTGTTGTGAGTGAAGAACAAAAGCTTGATTGGGCTGATATGTTTTATATGATAACACTTCCTAAACATTCTAGAATGCCTCACTTATTTCCACAACTTCCTCTTCCTTTAAG AGAAACACTAGAGTTATACtcacaagaaatgaaaaatctTGCCATGATAATTGTTGGTCATATTGGAAAAGCTTTGAATGTAAAAGAAATGGAAATAAGAGAATTATTTGAAGATGGGGTACAAATGATGAGGATGAACTATTATCCTCCATGTCCTCAACCAGAAAAGGTTATTGGGCTAACACCACATTCAGATCCTGTAGGTGTCACTATCCTCCTACAACTCAATGAAGTTGAAGGACTCCAAGTAAAGAAAGATGACATGTGGGTCTCTGTTAAGCCTCTACCTAATGCCTTCATTGTCAACATTGGGGACATGCTAGAG ATTATTACAAATGGGATATATCGAAGTATAGAGCATCGAGCAATAGTGAACTCGGAAAAAGAAAGAGTTTCAATTGCAACGTTCTATAGTCCAAAACAAGATGGTATTGTAGGTCCTTTGGAGAGCTTAATTACAGAACAAACAccttcaaagtttagaaaaattggAGTTGAGGAGTACTTCATCAACTTATTTGCTCGTAAACTTGAAGGAAAGTCTTACATTGATGTCATGAGAATAGAGCATGAAGATTGA
- the LOC131650936 gene encoding uncharacterized protein LOC131650936 — translation MLLKYFTPEPRFPEPKKLAPSNGHPEEPSPVPSSNDVQLEPHSSYKVFKKGAYLETDPGKRSQILEYHPNDQDEVRRAYLVNGPCKIKLTEYESTNIGGRERSFQYSWHEEYDWLEYSVEKDVVFCLPCYVCYNGTSNSAFVVTGFKGWNLKHKLDKHVGEKPNSHHKKCVKACEDLMKKKQSIEFSYAKYSSKEEVDYLVCLKASLEAVKYLVRGGLAFRAHNEGENSIYKGHFLEFVEALGRNSEKIAAAITSGGGNCKMTSPIIQKELANACAVETIKKIVGEIGDGFFCVLVDESGDCSGKEQMVVIVRFVDVRGFVVERFIGIVHVEDTSAISLKRALECLLSGFGLCISKIRGQGYDGASNMRGQFGGLKTLIQRQNPQAYYVHCFAHQLQLALVSMARKHEDVDWFFCEVSQLVETGTGLNQELSIARAGDTRWGSHFRTLNRLVDLFTPIIEVFEDLKSDSHCKGEPKSLLLVMQTFSFVFMLHLMVEILSLTNNLSQSLQNGDQDIVHAMELVQICKKKLQEFRDDGWETLYEQVVASCGNVEIDVPDMESRYVKDKKSKRLAPFVTNFHYFKNDCFLHVIDVVLKELNDRLYPNDFEDLTDKELSSELETYIESVKMDDHFSNLTALSLPVATASVERVFSGMKYVKNELRSRMANPWLNDCLVAFVEKEKKLRKTVFPLEEDDDEQPLVKRTKVIEEEAQNLSIEDIEQAMEKSSISEVSES, via the exons ATGTTGCTCAAATACTTTACACCCGAACCGAGATTTCCAGAGCCAAAGAAGCTTGCTCCTTCAAATGGGCATCCCGAAGAACCTTCTCCGGTCCCCTCTTCAAATGACGTACAACTAGAACCTCATTCTTCCTATAAGGTGTTTAAAAAAGGTGCTTATTTGGAGACGGATCCTGGAAAAAGAAGTCAAATTCTTGAGTATCATCCAAATGATCAAGATGAGGTAAGAAGAGCTTACCTTGTGAATGGGCCATGTAAAATTAAATTAACTGAATATGAATCCACAAATATTGGGGGAAGGGAACGTTCTTTTCAATATAGTTGGCATGAAGAGTATGACTGGTTGGAATATAGTGTAGAAAAAGATGTTGTTTTTTGTTTGCCTTGTTATGTGTGTTACAATGGTACTAGTAATTCTGCATTTGTGGTGACTGGTTTTAAAGGTTGGAATCTAAAGCATAAGTTGGATAAACATGTTGGTGAGAAACCAAATAGTCatcataaaaagtgtgtgaaagcaTGTGAGGATCTTATGAAGAAAAAGCAGAGTATTGAGTTTTCGTATGCAAAATATAGCTCAAAAGAAGAAGTAGATTATCTTGTTTGTTTAAAAGCATCACTTGAGGCTGTCAAATATCTTGTTAGAGGTGGATTGGCATTTAGGGCACATAATGAGGGTGAAAATTCTATTTATAAGGGTCATTTCCTAGAATTTGTAGAAGCCTTAGGAAGAAATAGTGAGAAAATAGCTGCAGCAATAACAAGTGGTGGGGGAAATTGTAAGATGACTTCTCCTATTATTCAAAAAGAACTTGCAAATGCATGTGCGGTTGAAACTATTAAGAAGATAGTTGGAGAAATTGGAGATGGATTCTTTTGTGTTCTTGTTGATGAATCTGGTGATTGCTCTGGTAAAGAACAAATGGTTGTTATAGTGCGGTTTGTTGATGTTAGAGGGTTTGTTGTAGAAAGATTTATCGGCATTGTTCATGTTGAAGATACAAGTGCGATATCGCTTAAAAGGGCTCTTGAATGTTTGTTGTCGGGGTTTGGGTTGTGTATATCTAAAATTCGAGGTCAAGGGTATGATGGAGCAAGTAATATGCGTGGTCAATTTGGAGGTTTGAAGACTTTGATTCAAAGGCAAAATCCGCAAGCCTATTATGTTCATTGTTTTGCTCACCAACTTCAATTGGCTCTTGTTTCAATGGCGAGAAAGCATGAAGATGTTGATTGGTTTTTTTGTGAAGTGTCTC AATTGGTGGAAACTGGTACTGGTTTAAATCAAGAGTTGTCCATTGCAAGAGCGGGTGATACACGTTGGGGATCTCACTTTCGAACTCTTAATAGGTTGGTTGATTTGTTTACTCCTATTATTGAAGTGTTCGAAGATTTGAAAAGTGATAGTCATTGTAAGGGTGAACCAAAAAGTTTGTTACTTGTTATGCAAACTTTTAGTTTTGTGTTTATGTTGCACTTAATGGTTGagattttatctttgacaaataATTTGTCACAATCATTGCAAAATGGGGATCAAGATATTGTGCATGCCATGGAACTTGTCCAAATATGCaagaaaaagttgcaagaatttagAGATGATGGATGGGAAACACTTTATGAGCAAGTTGTGGCTTCTTGTGGAAATGTTGAAATTGATGTGCCTGACATGGAGTCCCGGTATGTAAAAGATAAGAAATCCAAACGACTTGCTCCTTTTGTTACAAATTTTCATTATTTCAAGAATGATTGCTTCTTACATGTTATAGATGTGGTATTGAAAGAGTTGAATGATCG ATTGTACCCAAATGACTTTGAGGATCTTACTGATAAGGAATTGTCTAGTGAATTGGAGACTTATATTGAGAGTGTCAAGATGGACGATCACTTTTCCAATTTGACTG CTTTGTCATTACCTGTGGCCACTGCAAGTGTTGAGCGAGTATTCTCGGGGATGAAATATGTTAAGAATGAGTTGAGAAGTAGAATGGCTAATCCATGGCTAAATGATTGCTTAGTGGCATTTGTGGAGAAAGAG AAGAAGCTTAGAAAGACGGTGTTTCCattagaagaagatgatgatgaacaacCTCTGGTCAAGAGGACCAAGGTTATTGAAGAAGAAGCTCAGAATCTCTCAATAGAGGATATTGAACAGGCTATGGAAAAATCTTCCATTTCTGAAGTAAGTGAAAGTTAA